The Pleurodeles waltl isolate 20211129_DDA chromosome 6, aPleWal1.hap1.20221129, whole genome shotgun sequence genome has a segment encoding these proteins:
- the LOC138302173 gene encoding uncharacterized protein, with the protein MPRGRSLKRVPRSFGDNVGGCVAGPQKDKMTTWLVGHSFVHWVAKFAEKQIYGRSLGLPSRHHEVRWWGKSGMRWGSLLPFITGNLPQWGCPDLLLIHLGENDLVKLSGLTLIQLMQRDLELLKQKLCGTCLVWTEFVPRRAWRGALNHGAIERARKKLNRAMRVFCWAQGIKVLRHGDIKEQEKALFRDDGVHLSQIGNAYYLTELRLMLESVWGVNLWIRTQKINKKIGKDTG; encoded by the coding sequence gatgtgtggctgggccGCAGAAAGACAAGATGACGAcctggttggtcggccattcgttcgttcattgggtggcgaaatttgcagagaagcaaatttacggcagatcattgggactgcccagcagacaccatgaagtgcgttggtggggcaagagtggtatgaggtgggggagcctgctcccatttatcacgggtaacttgccgcagtggggatgcccagacctgttattgattcatcttggggaaaatgatttagtgaagctatcggggctcactttgatacaactgatgcagagggatttggaacttttgaaacagAAACTATGCGGGACATGCCTGGTATGGACGGAATtcgtgccaagaagggcatggagaggggcactcaATCATGGAGCCATCGAGCGGGCTCGAAAAAAGttgaacagagccatgagagttttctgctgggcccaagggatcaaggttttaaggcacggggacataaaagagcaGGAGAAGGCTTTGTTCCGAGATGACGGGGTTCATTTGTCACAGATAGGAAATGCGTACTATCTAACAGAGCTAAGGTTAATGTTAGAAAGTGTATGGGGAGTAAATTTGTGGAtcagaacacaaaaaataaataaaaaaataggcaaAGACACGGGTTGA